The sequence below is a genomic window from Lolium perenne isolate Kyuss_39 chromosome 4, Kyuss_2.0, whole genome shotgun sequence.
ttcattaggtgaagcatatctaccataagaattaccattaacaggatatggcctagaatcgttatttttaatgaaatccacatcaacatattctctttgagcaaccaatgacgctaacggaacattattagaattaacattaggtctaccattcacaagcatagacataatagcatcaatcttatcactcaaggaagaggtttcttcgacagaatttaccttcttaccttgtggagctctttctgtgtgccattcagagtagttgatcatcatattatcaagaagcttcgttgcttcaccaagagtgatggacataaaggtacctccagcagctgaatccaataaattccgtgaagaaaaatttagtcctgcatagaaggtttggatgatcatccaagtagtcagtccatgggttgggcaatttttaaccagagatttcattctttcccaagcttgagcaacatgttcagtatctaattgtttaaaattcattatgctactcctcaaagatataattttagcagggggataatatctaccaataaaagcatccttgcatttagtccatgaatcaatactattcttaggcagagataacaaccaatctttagctcttcctcttaatgagaaagggaacaattttagtttaatgatatcaccatctacatctttatatttttgcatttcacatagttcaacaaaattattaagatgggcagcaaagatcatcagaactaacactgagaatattgctctcgcataacaaggttcagtaaagcaggtttaatttcaaagaattctgctgtagtagcaggtggagcaataggtgtgcataagaaatcattattatttgtggttgtgaagtcacacaacttagtattttcagcgttggccattttagcaacagtaaataaagcaaactagataaagtaaatgcaagtaaactaatttttttgtgtttttgatatagcaaacaagatagcaaataaagtaaaactagcaactaatttttttgtattttgatttagtgcagcaaacaaagtagtaaataaaactaagcaagacaaaaacaaagtaaagagattgagaagtggagactccccttgcagcgtgtcttgatttccccagcaacggcgccagaaaaatgtgcttgatggcgtgtatttcacacgttcgttgggcaaccccaagaggaaggtatgatgcgcacagcagcaagttttccctcagaaagaaaccaaggtttatcgaaccaggaggagccaagaagcacgttgaaggttgatggcggcgggatgtagtgcggcgcaacaccagggattccggcgccaacgtggaacctgcacaacacaaccaaagtactttgccccaacgaaacagtgaggttgtcaatctcaccggcttgctgtaacaaaggattaaccgtattgtgtggaagatgattgtttgcgaaaacaagagaacaagtattgcaagagattgtatttcaagaaagagaattggaccggggtccacagttcactagaggtgtctctcccataagacaagcagcatgttgggtgaacaaattacagttgggcaattgacaaataaagagagcatgacaatgcacatacatatcatgatgagtatagtgagatttaattgggcattacgacaaagtacatagaccgccatccaactgcatctatgcctaaaaagtccaccttcaggttatcatccgaaccccctccagtattaagttgcaaagcaacagacaattgcattaagtatggtgcgtaatgtaatcaacaactacatccttagacatagcatcaatgttttatccctagtggcaacaaagcacaacacaaccttagaactttctcacatcgtcctgtgtgtcaatgcaggcatgaacccactatcgagcataagtactccctcttggagttacaagcatctacttggccagagcatctactagtaacggagagcatgcaagatcataaacaacacataagcataactttgataatcaacataacaagtattctctattcatcggatcccaacaaacgcaacatatagaattacagatagatgatcttgatcatgttaggcagctcacaagatccgacaatgatagcacaatggggagaagacaaccatctagctactgctatggacccatagtccaggggtagactactcacacatcacaccggaggcgaccatggcggcgtagagtcctccgggagatgattcccctctccggcagggtgccggaggcgatctcctggatcccccgagatgggatcggcggtggcggcgtctctggaaggttttccgtatcgtggttctcggtactgggggtttcgtcacggaggctatttgtaggcggaagggcaggtcaagaggcggcacgggggccccacaccacagggccacgcggccaagggggggggccgcgccgccctagggtgtggcccctccgtggcccctcttcgtctctccttcggacttctggaagcttcgtggaaaaataggcccctgggctttgatttcgtccaattccgagaatatttccttactaggatttctgaaaccaaaaacagcagaaacaaagaatcggcacttcggcatcttgttaataggttagttccagaaaatgcacgaatatgacataaagtgtgcataaaacatgtagataacatcaataatgtggcatggaacataagaaattatcgatacgtcggagacgtatcagacgtcatgaagtatgagaagtatgacgtgaatgggtttcgattccatacagagacacaccagaagggccgggcgaatccaaaaacgataaatactggtgtcttcactaaaggatccgatacctttgattactacaggaggttagagaatgtatatgagctgaccttcaatcgtacaaacaaacaactcaatctcgttgtgttcaagtgtcattggttcgacccaagaggtggacagagaattaccaagtccattgggttagttgaagttaagccttccaccacctataccgaagccgatgtctatattgttgctcaccaagccaagcaagtttattatttgccgtacccatgccagaaagcggccctcaacggctgggaagtcgtgttccaggtatcgccacatggtaacccaccgattccctccgaggacgattacaacaacattgaccctgtaacatacgagggaattttctatcaagaggaagaggacttcgggcactttgagttagaatgtgttcttgaagaggacctcaggaacgatgcagaaactcgtggtgagtcagtggtggatctaaaggacatagatatgctcgagaagttacaagtggaagatgatagcgatgatgagcctccacccgtctatcaagatccaacttactactcaaaagatagtgatagtgatagtggcaaggagaaacaaaatgagattgacgatgagattgatgacggctggtgagggtcttttatgtgtttatatttcaacatgcttcttatttgtttagtatctttatgcttagtatttatatttttttcaacatgcttctttattgtttagtatctttatgcttagtatttatatatttttcaacatgcttcttaattgtttagtgtctttatgcttactatttatatatttttcaacatgcttcttaattgttttctctttcttaatgcaggtgattgaacaatatgagcggcggcaaggaggactcgtcgagcttgcttaagaagatgcaacaacgcaagaacaatgttagaaggagtgagagggcaccgcgtcgcaatccgcgttacgaggacggcgcgggaggaggaggaggacgaggacgaggacgaggacggggacgaggtggtggagctggaggtggcttgggaggagctggaggtggaggtggaggtggaggtggaggtggaggtggcttgggaggagctggaggtggaggtggaggtggctggggaggaccggactttgagccaccaccctcggcttcaggcgacgttgcttccgggttctttttggaggggacgtctagagaggaggcggagacggagtctagagccgaggaggactctagccgcgggtttgagactacggaggaggatgggcggccgaagccactgaagattcgtggggaagcgagagtccccgacgagaggaaggagcctaagacccatgaggcgaagacccttattattcctgctggccctgagtaagtgtactaatttggcaatttcgattttcatgtactaatgtttgattttcatgtgctaatgtttgattttcatgtgcagcaattggacatttcctccgggggtcaaggggcgcctgcctagcagcatgattggagctttgcttaggaagttctggccgggcaagtactatcccctcggcactgtcccagctggcgagaagaagctagccactacttggacggactacgagagtgcccctggcgtaggcttcccgacggctgctgaggccgtgatgagaaagttttgggtaagacatattttctcgagcttcattcatatttgatgaccccaatgttctaactcatgaatctcacaattgttttttgcatgattgaagtgtttttatcgtgtggcgcccgaggttgaggagacggccgcgaacaggactttgcgggcgacttgtgagaggttgacaccgcaggtgtggtacaaccaaaggatcacgtccgcgggtcacttctgggcagagagaggcgagagggtccataagccggacattgtcggtaagaatgctaaggccgagtacgagatgacggtggaggactacatgtcggtgagtaaaatgtcaatgagattctacattgctactaagttgcaattgcattagattgagttgagtattgcattttcaggttatccccgattgggccgagccgcatgctgaggcatgggaggagatggttaggacgaggtggttcaagatggacgaggactttgcagccgtggcgaggcggaacgcggagaaccgaggcgacggtggcacacactgtgggggaaacctcagctacgagcgctacaaggggaagatggtatgtatacattttattttccttcaggttcaaagttggtactcacaacatttcctttcgcgatgcagagggccgcgttaggacccgaggaggagatgtctgacctcgagatatacaacaagatgcggcttaagaagcccgatctctcgcagcctcagccctcgctccctgagtacttcggcacctacgccgaggacgtcgagaactactgcgagatggtgaggcatcgtcacccggaggtggatgaccccatgagcgcggaggtcgacgaggagtcgttggtcctgtcgtccggagggttgccgcatggccgtctcgccatgctgaacaaggccgtcaagcataccctcaccacgaCCTTCACGCATCTCAAGGCGGGCCTCACCAAGGACagcccccctctcccgcctcgtcgccgggctcggcaacaacccgcatacgacgtaagtttccctcatttccatcctctttccgactttcgttcatacattgctaagtgctaacgagacatgaatttgtgaaattgtagcctgacttcgaggcggcctacgcggccgctcatcaagaatatcaggtggcattcaaccggcagcagcagcagttcacggagtacatggcatataaacatgtaagttccaacctttgttttcgcaaatgatgacaagtcccactttcccctagtttgatgcttcatttctGTAAAGACTGACATGCaaactatcttgcaggcgtcGATGATGGCCAATCAAACTGGACAGACAGTGGATTTAGGGCCGATGCCTCCCTTTCCGGGGCCGGCGCCAAACTATCCATCGAAGGAAACTTTCGCTGCGGAGTACTATGGGAGAACATCGGTAAGTTCTTCACCAAACCGAATACTACgactttcctttgcctcgcaaattgctaacatctcgggaacatgtgtgtagggaacgggatgttccggaaaccagggtggtgggagggagatgacaccggttcatcatggtggtccttctcccggtgcttCTCCCGGTGCttctcccggtacttctcccggtacttctcttggtggttcttccgcagcttctactGGAAGGCATCCGACCGGGCCGGTGTTtagcggcgacgagctcctctagTTGTCCCATGTATCTTATGCACACTATGGCACTATGTATGCAACCTATGgcactatgacactatgtatgcaacctatggcactatgacactatgtatgcaaCCTATGGCACTATGCCACTATGTATGCACTTGATGTTATGTGTATTTGCACTTCATGCCTATGaatttcatgtgaattatatGTGCTTTTGTATCCTGCCAAATCTGGAAAATGTGGGAAACAGCAGGAAATCGATAAATTGTACCAAATGGCACATGCTACGCCGACGGCTTCCCCCTCGGGGTAGCGTCGACATGGACCATATGGCAcatgctacgccgacggcctgCCCCTCGGGGTAGCGTCAAGATGAAACAGGGGCGCGCCGCGTGGCagtgtacgccgacggccacccgctCGGCGTAGTATGCGCCACGGCCCGCCAGGACGCGCCGCGTGGCAGGGTACCCCGACGGCCACCCCCCTCGGTGTAGCGTGCAGCATAGCTTGCCAGGATGCGACGCGTGGCGGGGTACGCCGACGGCCGCGCCCCTCGGCGTAGCGTGCAACACAGCTCGCCAGGATGCGACGCGTGGCACTGTACGCCGATGGCTGCCCCCTCGGCGTAGCCGTAACGGCCGTCAGCTCGACGGCGCCCGTTAGCGTGCTACGCCGAGAGCTAGTACGCCGACGGGCTGCCTGGCCCTCGGCCCTCTAGTTCTACGCCGACGGTCGccgatacgccgagggccacgtGGCTTCTGCCGAGGCCAATCTTCCCCGAGgagctacgccgacggcccccgTCGGGGTACCGTACGCCGAGGGCTAGGCTGTGGTACGCCGAGGGCCGGAGGCCGTCGGCATACGTAGAGATTCCTGTAGTGAGTAGCATATACGGGATCGATATAGAAGGCAGAAATAGTTACGTATATGTACAAACTTTTTTAGTGTTAAAAAATACACAATGAGAAGACTGTTCAGCCTAAAAAAATAGTTATACGTATATGTGCATTTGTTTTTGGAATAAGTAAGGATTTTATGGCACTTCTATCTTTTTCCTGATATTCTTGTTTTATTTCAGGCAGCACTTGTTCTACTTGTCGGTTGTCAAATCCATTTCGTTGTGCCGTGTGGCGTGGGTCACAGCTCAAAGGATCAGATGACAGCATCCGGTCCACGCCTCCACGGTGGTGTGTGTACATAAAAAAGGGGACAGCGTCAAAGccgcatctctctctctctctctctctctctctctcagagGGTTGACAGTCAGTTTGTTTACATACGTGAACCGCACACAATCATTCAGAAATGGCGATCCGTTTATGAACCATTCATCCAGGTTCAGATAGGccaaaaagaaaagataaaagcTGCTCCGTAGCAATACTTTTCCTGTTTCGTCCTTGGACTTGTCATCCCCGTTGCGTCGCGCGACCAACGGAAGAGTCGAAGCCAAGCAGCCAATTGCGTGGACCAACAATATTTGAAATCATTTGCGCGGAGTAGTAGTGCATGCACTAAATTAATAGTATACCGTAAAGTTGGTTACTACTACTACCGTTTCTGTCTAATCACATGCATCAACTCGGCATTATACTACAGCCAACAACATATGAAGTCATTTCAAGACCTTTCCCTAGTCCCTAGAGAAAAGAACACGTCGTTTCAAGACTTCACTTCAGGGTTCAAGGCTTGTTAGAAAATAACAAGGCCATGGGCAATTCAACCCCGGTCTGGCCCTTAttatttttcgaaatggggagccTAGCCCTAACCTCTACATTAATATATGCGCACAGCCGCTTCATTTATTTAAAGGTATGAGTTATTTAGAGCCTCACAAAGCTATCCATTCTATTCTACAAGTATATTGCCACCCAGTAGCTTAGAAAAAGAAGTCATGTGCAACCGTTAGCGGTTGCATTGAGTAACCATATGCTCTGGCTAATCCTCCGAAAGTAGGAAATCCCATAACTGTGCAAAGCTCCACAAACAACCTGCAAAAAAATTGTACCCTTCTGCTTGTTAAAGATAAAATCTTTGAGCAAGttcaaatagaccaacataaggctGAAATGCCAATAGGTATACTAGTTTTATCTTTTTTATGCACTATGTTTAATACCAAACATATTGGTATTTTTAACAGGTGGAAGAATGTTTTACATGAAATTCACCATAGGCCAAGCAATCTCATTTGAATCCCAAAACAACACCTTTGCCATCCATTCCAATTTCGCTTCGCCAAGTTATTTTTAGTTAACAAATTACTTAGAAACCGCATAATTTTTATTCTTTAGGGGTATTTTCAACTTCCATAGATACTTACGGTGAAACCTCGTATGACCATTCATCAAGTATAAATACATAGATTTGACCATAAATACACCAGAGTGTGTGTGTTTCCAAACAAATTTATCTGGCTCATTTTAGAGTTATACCGCCATTAGCCTTTGACATAAATGCGACCATTCGTTCCACTTAGGTTAATTAAACGTCCTCCTAAAACAAATATTTAGAAGGCTTTGAGGTAGAATAGTCGCCACCAAAACATGCTTATGTTGAACAATGTTATATAAAGACAGATATTGCTATGCAAGAGGTAAATCTCCCAACCATACATCCTCCCAAAAATGCACCGTTGAACCATTTCCAACCTTGAAGAAACCTATACTAAAAAGACATACACCCTCATAAGACCCTTCTAAAAAGGAGAGTTAGTCGGTTTCACCTTTGAGCAAAAGTTTTGTTCTTGGTGTATTTATTATGAAGCAACTGTTGCCGCATGTCGTCTTCCGTAAGAAGTTTGAACATGTGTTTGCTAAGAAAACATGTTATGTTCCATTTTGTTAACATATACTTTTCCTTATCATCATACAATTGACAAAAGAATCTAGAACAATAAAAATCAAGGCGTTTCCTAACCCTTTTAGGGATTTCGAGAAAGGAGAGCATAAACATTAGTAAACTTGTTAATACTGAATAGATAAGAATAAGGTGGTCTCGTAAGAGAGTAATTTACTTCGCCAACATCCTAGCTTAGAAACAAAACGACTCTCCACTAGATTCCATTCCGAATTACGGAGGATTCTATGATGAATCGGTATTCCTAGATACCTAAAAGCTAAAGCCCCAGAATCACATCCAAAAAATTGCTTATATTGATGCTCCATATTCTTAGacttacaaaaaaaaaatctcgttcttatgaaaatttattttcAGTCCAGACAGTTGCTCGATCAAAATGCAAAGGATGAGCTTCATATTGATAGCCTTTTCAGCGTCATGTTGCATAAACAAAATTGTTTCATCTGCCTATTGAAGGATGGAAACTCCACCCTCAACCAGATGACGAATAAGACTCCAAACGTATCCCTCGTTTTTAGCCTGAGAGATAAGAACAACCAACATATTAGCTACAATCTTGAAAAGAATTGGAGACAGGGGATCAGCTTCTCTTAGTCCCATCCGTGTTTGGAAATTATGGCCAATATCATCATTAGCCCTTATTCAAACACTACCTCATTGCACGAAATGTTTAATCCACTCGCACCCTTTAGGATCAAACCTTTTCATCCTCAACACCTGTTTTTAGAAAAGGTCACTTTACCTTATCGTAGGCCTTTTCAAATAAATTTCTCCATTTTTTTTCCTATAGAGCTTATAAACAGTTTCATGAAGAACAACAACACCTTCTAAAATGTGTCAATCTGGCATGATATCACTTTGGGAAGGTCTAACCACCTTATGGGCCAAATCTGAAATGCGGTTTGTGACCACTTTTGTGAAAAAAATTAAAAGTCGCATTGAACAAAAAAAGTTAGTCTATATTGTTGGATTTCCACTGCATTCTCTTTTTCTGGAAGAAGAGTAATAACCTCGAAATTTAGTTTAAAAATGGGAGTTCTCCAATTCGAAACTATCTGAACAAAGCATCCAAGTCAATTTTAATTACATTCCAAAATCCCGATAAAACTCAATCGGAAAACCATTAGGTCCACGAGTTGTATCTTGTTCCATCTAAGAAATAGCCACATGCACTTCTTCCTGGGTGAAGTTGGATGTTAAGAGTTCATTTTCCTTGGTGGACAGCTGTGGAATGTCATGAGTATTTTCCTCCATCATGGAAAAATTATTTCGTTCAGGAGCACCATAAATCTTTTTTATAATACTCAGTAATAAAAACCTTTAGGTCAACCTCCCGAACTTTGGTCCGTTCTTCTTGTTTTAGCTGGAAGATTTTGTACCACTAGCTTACGGGAGAGTTTTCGATTCTACCTGAGTCAACCACTGCTAATGTGTACACCAGTAGCACACCATAAGTATAGTTGTATATACTGCCAGACGCATGTATCCCCTCTTCACACAACTACGCGATCTCTAGATCAACATCCTTTTACCAATTTTGGAAAAAAAAAGCCTTCCAACAAAACTCAACAACCTAGGGGTACTAATATTATCTTGTCCTTCCAAGAACTCTCCATTGCAATTTTTTTTGTTGCTACAAGCCTCGTACATGGTAGTATGGAATGAGAAGGCAATGCACCATCATGGATCTGATTGTACTGAAAATTTTGGTCGAGAAGATGAATTTCAATATTATTACTCATATGTGGTACTCTCCCCATAGCTCAA
It includes:
- the LOC139830343 gene encoding uncharacterized protein, translated to MQSRTCPPLPSAFGEKGAATAAGEGSGSGQAGPARGGLEAAARFLRDRPGGGDPGDTGNVNFSISYWVAYAIGQSSREEAETESRAEEDSSRGFETTEEDGRPKPLKIRGEARVPDERKEPKTHEAKTLIIPAGPDNWTFPPGVKGRLPSSMIGALLRKFWPGKYYPLGTVPAGEKKLATTWTDYESAPGVGFPTAAEAVMRKFWCFYRVAPEVEETAANRTLRATCERLTPQVWYNQRITSAGHFWAERGERVHKPDIVGKNAKAEYEMTVEDYMSVSKMSMRFYIATKLQLH